A stretch of Desulfobaccales bacterium DNA encodes these proteins:
- a CDS encoding TadE/TadG family type IV pilus assembly protein, which produces MNTIGNRRLIHFSRSSRGVAVVEFAIILPILVTFLVGMVEFGHVWFLQHALTNASREGARVGVVYRKDNNGNDSWGYQQTEDGLPLVKYTVKNFLNAPDGKGTFFEYHDVDVAFRVIDVPPPGINSGDNLEVRVTARKNVTLLLDALIKWFNPSFQGITVEAITTMRLE; this is translated from the coding sequence ATGAACACCATTGGGAACCGGAGGCTGATACACTTTTCGCGGAGCAGCCGGGGTGTCGCCGTGGTGGAATTTGCCATCATCCTCCCCATTCTGGTCACCTTCCTGGTGGGCATGGTGGAGTTCGGGCACGTCTGGTTTCTGCAGCACGCCCTCACCAATGCCTCCCGGGAAGGTGCCCGGGTCGGCGTGGTCTACCGAAAGGACAACAACGGCAATGACAGCTGGGGCTACCAGCAAACAGAAGATGGGTTGCCGCTAGTAAAATATACCGTCAAAAACTTTCTTAATGCTCCTGACGGTAAAGGTACATTTTTCGAGTATCATGACGTCGACGTTGCTTTCCGTGTTATAGATGTACCACCGCCAGGAATCAATTCAGGTGACAATCTGGAGGTGAGAGTCACGGCGCGAAAGAACGTCACCCTGCTTCTGGACGCACTGATCAAATGGTTCAATCCCAGCTTCCAAGGCATCACAGTGGAAGCCATCACCACCATGCGGCTGGAATGA
- the cpaB gene encoding Flp pilus assembly protein CpaB: MIKLPPGVKYFLLAGLVGLVAVFLIHRYITTRTQVVQVAKDPVVVAEVDIAPGTALEPRLLRVDQWPKNIIPPRTVQSPQEVQGRVVQTFIAKGEPILTTKLAPEGTAAGLGGLLAPDKLAVTIKTDEVTGVAGFINPGDRVDVLVELPAPEGQGEHISKIILQNIKVLSKGQIYDPTAPKDKPQVVNTVTLEVTPEQAEALNLATFQGRIRLALRNQLNQAQFMTRGVVTSQLVSRPALATPPATAQPTVPPERQAPAAVSIEVIKGMKREAAQL; this comes from the coding sequence ATGATCAAGCTGCCCCCCGGAGTGAAATACTTCCTGCTGGCCGGCCTGGTGGGCCTGGTGGCCGTCTTTCTCATTCACCGCTACATCACCACCCGCACCCAGGTGGTGCAGGTGGCCAAGGACCCGGTGGTGGTGGCGGAGGTGGACATCGCGCCGGGCACCGCCCTGGAGCCCCGGCTCTTGCGGGTGGACCAGTGGCCCAAGAACATCATCCCGCCCCGGACGGTGCAGAGCCCCCAGGAGGTACAGGGCCGGGTGGTGCAGACCTTCATCGCCAAGGGCGAGCCCATCCTCACCACCAAGCTGGCCCCGGAGGGCACCGCCGCGGGCTTAGGGGGACTTTTGGCCCCTGACAAACTGGCGGTGACCATCAAGACGGATGAGGTCACCGGAGTGGCGGGCTTCATCAACCCCGGCGACCGGGTGGACGTGCTGGTGGAGCTGCCGGCCCCGGAAGGCCAGGGCGAGCACATCTCCAAGATCATCCTGCAAAACATCAAGGTGTTGAGCAAGGGGCAGATCTACGACCCCACCGCGCCCAAGGACAAGCCCCAGGTGGTGAACACCGTCACCCTGGAGGTGACCCCGGAGCAGGCCGAGGCCCTCAACCTGGCCACCTTCCAGGGGAGGATCCGCCTGGCGCTCAGGAACCAGCTCAACCAGGCGCAGTTCATGACCAGAGGGGTGGTGACCTCGCAGCTGGTGAGCCGCCCGGCCCTGGCCACTCCGCCGGCCACTGCCCAGCCGACCGTCCCGCCGGAGCGCCAGGCCCCGGCGGCGGTGAGCATTGAGGTCATCAAGGGCATGAAGCGGGAGGCGGCCCAGCTCTAA
- a CDS encoding Flp family type IVb pilin, whose translation MELLKRFWYEEEALTAVEYGIMLGLLALVVTAAMGLLFSNLSTVFQNWANWFQGAAAQKPTYPSSS comes from the coding sequence ATGGAACTGCTGAAGCGTTTCTGGTATGAGGAGGAGGCTTTGACCGCGGTGGAGTATGGCATTATGTTGGGACTTCTGGCTTTGGTAGTGACAGCGGCCATGGGTCTTCTGTTTTCAAATCTTAGTACGGTTTTCCAAAATTGGGCCAATTGGTTTCAAGGTGCCGCTGCCCAAAAACCGACATATCCGTCTAGCAGCTAA